A window of the Brachyhypopomus gauderio isolate BG-103 chromosome 14, BGAUD_0.2, whole genome shotgun sequence genome harbors these coding sequences:
- the mfap3l gene encoding microfibrillar-associated protein 3-like, producing MKGVNGYVLIYVASLVSLGTAGALNLSVAESGSTGGGSGAHADTVPGVVTAARHIIAREGNCALIDCNVTGDPFPNVQWYNSHGHLLDTNRSDGKWWTLDNGVLNVTSITFADRGKYTCVASNIHGTANCTVTLRVVFTNGDMGVYYMVVCLVTFTIIMILNVTRLCMMSSHLKKTEKAINEFFRTEGAEKLQKAFEIAKRIPIITSAKTLELAKVTQFKTMEFARYIEELARSIPLPPLIMNCRTFMEEILEVVGVEEMRHTFVRQAPEGHDGGCGSGGAAGGVAVGAGNVFTILRERERERSGSPATDSDDASLQDQPQQIAIQVSIHPPLAEAACSLEAPPLTEMPSSPPPLAQLPLEAESEDQEQAGETGGATLLTSQVIYESHV from the exons ATGAAAGGAGTAAACGGATACGTTTTAATTTACGTGGCGTCTTTGGTGAGCCTCGGCACCGCAGGGGCCTTGAACCTTTCCGTGGCGGAGAGCGGCAGCACCGGGGGAGGGAGCGGGGCACACGCAGACACGGTGCCCGGGGTGGTGACCGCAGCACGACACATTATAGCCCGAGAGGGCAACTGCGCTTTAATCGACTGCAACGTCACCGGCGACCCCTTTCCTAATGTTCAGTGGTATAACTCACATGGGCACCTTTTAGACACCAACAGAAGTG ATGGAAAATGGTGGACTCTGGATAATGGAGTTCTCAATGTCACTAGTATCACTTTCGCTGACCGTGGCAAATATACCTGTGTGGCATCCAATATTCATGGCACAGCTAACTGCACAGTGACGCTCCGTGTGGTCTTTACAAATGGTGACATGGGCGTCTACTACATGGTTGTTTGTTTAGTGACTTTCACGATCATCATGATATTGAATGTAACTCGTCTTTGTATGATGAGCAGCCATCTCAAAAAGACGGAGAAGGCCATTAATGAGTTTTTCCGCACTGAAGGTGCGGAGAAGCTCCAGAAGGCCTTTGAGATCGCGAAGCGCATTCCCATTATCACATCTGCTAAAACGCTCGAGTTGGCCAAGGTCACACAGTTCAAGACCATGGAGTTTGCACGTTACATCGAGGAACTGGCCCGTAGCATTCCCCTACCTCCGCTCATTATGAACTGCCGTACTTTCATGGAGGAGATCCTTGAAGTCGTGGGAGTTGAGGAGATGAGGCACACCTTCGTCCGGCAGGCACCCGAAGGTCATGACGGTGGTTGTGGCAGTGGGGGAGCTGCAGGAGGGGTGGCCGTGGGCGCTGGCAACGTCTTCACCATTCTGCGAGAACGGGAAAGAGAGCGGAGCGGGTCGCCCGCTACGGATTCGGATGATGCGTCGTTGCAAGACCAGCCCCAACAGATTGCTATTCAGGTTTCCATTCACCCGCCACTGGCTGAAGCAGCCTGCAGCTTGGAGGCTCCGCCCCTTACTGAAatgccctcctctcctcctccgctGGCTCAGCTGCCCCTTGAAGCAGAATCGGAAGACCAGGAGCAGGCGGGAGAGACGGGCGGAGCAACGTTACTAACAAGCCAAGTTATCTATGAAAGCCATGTGTAA
- the aadat gene encoding kynurenine/alpha-aminoadipate aminotransferase, mitochondrial: MNYSRFLTAVSAARKASPIRILTELQQRSPPSLISLAGGAPNPDTFPFHSATFKMKNGEAIVFDETMMKRALQYSGSYGIPELLSWMKELQKSLHNPPTVDYSPEKGQMEICVTTGSQEGLCKVFEMLVSPGDHVLLDAPTYSGTLAALQPLGCTIMNVPSDHHGMIPEGLRDVLAQWDPADTRKPGCTVPRVLYTIPNGGNPTGASMTLERKQEIYKLARKYDFLIIEDDPYYFLQFQKPWAPTFLSIDVDGRVIRTDSFSKILSSGLRIGFVTGPKPLVDRVVLHIQASTMHTSTFTQLMVSQLLQGWGQEGFLKHIDGVVEFYRAQRNAMLSSADKWLKDVAEWHAPTAGMFLWIKLKGIKDTQKLIMEKALKKEVLLVPGGVFNICSSEPCPYVRAAFSLSTPQQIDEAFKRLSGLIKEAL, translated from the exons ATGAACTACTCCAGGTTTCTGACAGCTGTGAGTGCCGCACGGAAGGCGTCTCCAATCCGCATTCTGA CTGAGCTGCAGCAGCGCTCCCCGCCGTCCCTGATCTCTCTGGCCGGGGGGGCCCCGAACCCCGACACGTTCCCCTTTCACTCCGCCACCTTCAAAATGAAGAATGGAGAAGCAATTGTGTTTGATGAAACCATGATGAAAAGGGCTTTGCAGTATTCTGGATCTTATGG TATCCCAGAGCTGCTCTCATGGATGAAGGAACTTCAGAAGAGCCTTCACAATCCTCCCACAGTGGACTACAGCCCAGAGAAAGGCCAGATGGAGATATGCGTCACCACGGGCAGCCAGGAGGGACTGTGTAAA GTGTTTGAGATGCTTGTTAGTCCTGGTGACCACGTGCTTCTTGATGCCCCCACGTACTCTGGCACATTAGCAGCG CTCCAGCCTCTGGGTTGTACCATCATGAATGTTCCCAGTGATCACCATGGTATGATCCCAGAGGGCCTGAGGGACGTTCTGGCCCAGTGGGATCCTGCAGACACACGAAAACCTGGCTGCACCGTACCCAGAGTCCTCTACACCATCCCCAACGGAGGCAACCCCACAGGCGCCTCAATGACCTTGGAGAGGAAACAGGAGATCTATAAG CTGGCAAGAAAGTATGACTTTCTTATCATTGAGGATGACCCATATTATTTCCTGCAGTTTCAGAAG CCATGGGCTCCTACGTTTCTTTCAATAGATGTTGATGGACGAGTTATACGAACCGACTCCTTTTCCAAAATCCTATCATCAGG GTTAAGGATCGGTTTTGTCACAGGGCCGAAGCCATTGGTGGACCGCGTGGTCCTTCACATCCAAGCGTCCACCATGCACACCAGCACCTTTACTCAG CTCATGGTTTCTCAGCTCCTGCAGGGCTGGGGCCAGGAGGGCTTCTTAAAGCACATTGATGG GGTAGTGGAGTTCTACAGAGCCCAGAGGAATGCAATGCTCTCTTCAGCAGACAAGTGGCTTAAAG ATGTAGCAGAATGGCATGCACCAACCGCTGGCATGTTCCTGTGGATTAAACTAAAGGGCATTAAAGACACACAAAAGCTTATAATGGAAAAAGCACTTAAGAAAGAG GTGCTTCTTGTGCCTGGAGGAGTATTTAACATTTGCAGCTCTGAACCCTGCCCCTATGTGAGAGCTGCCTTCTCTCTGTCCACACCACAACAGATCGATGAG GCTTTTAAGAGACTCTCAGGACTTATCAAGGAAGCTTTGTGA